From one Pseudoliparis swirei isolate HS2019 ecotype Mariana Trench chromosome 5, NWPU_hadal_v1, whole genome shotgun sequence genomic stretch:
- the cilp2 gene encoding cartilage intermediate layer protein 1: MLEIYKVAILLSVLASAALGQGPVRTRSQSDRTRRVAPNTLTDTQTTDVTEWTSWFNIDHPGGNGDYERLEAIRFYYRERVCARPIAMEARTTDWVAPADTGEVVHSSLEKGFWCVNNEQPRGRVCSNYHVRFQCPPVQSYWTNWREWGPCSTAVCNDVGIQVRQRKCVNTQPMPLLLVPACIGHHSERRECSNPPCAAKWGPWGRWGSCSATCGGGRRIRRRTCARSSGTVQCTGRPAERQKCGRSPCPAKCQLVCSEGRPSEDCSRCTCDDHVLRGEVLGVTGVPVANARVALDREPKVIRALTDAKGQFRITGICSLSSTSIAIRKEKFAPITVSAVSNGTGSSWLRAVLRSAEKPYIVKHPEDKVRYEGGRVMMCCKATGSPTPDKYYWYHNGTLLDRKLYKYEEDLVLWSLKPEQSGQYYCKTSSSAGSIKSSPALLTVIAKGKPTCNSTPEMHLIRLPMDCVQPGTDSMHYNTGRCLHNKCAGSLDFDMRCRDEAGFCCGVKDMESRDIDCGSYILPIRAVTQCSCQKCLQPTVLVRGRVFTVDNGDPLRFGHIYIGKERVGTTGYQGGFTLQIPPDTQRLVVNFVDPTEKFLDTPKVFILDKRGGSVYHDVKVMRKKKPIDINAAETNSINLGEIDGEDPIGQLLIPPNSFHKDNGDIYKGTVKASVTFIDPRNITTAAAAPGDLNFVDGEGNMLPLRTYGMFSVDFRDETNKEILGAGTVQVLLDTQHVKMPEHIPKMKLWSLNPDTGVWEEESNFSYTATTSGGHGRSKREERTFLIGNMEIRERRLFNLDVPENRRCYVKVRAYMNDKFLSSEQLEGVVISLINLEPEPGFSSNPRAWGRFDSVITGPNGACLPAFCDAQRPDAYTAYVTAIMGGEELEAAPSAPKMNPNIIGVSQPYLDKINYQRSDHDDPALKKTAFKMNLAKPNQNNFDESNGPIYAYQNGLSCENAPTDANHFRFFRVEKDKYEYNVVSFKETDLTTWMGDYLSWWPNPQEFRACFIKVKIHGQKEVMVRSRNFGGTHRETKGKLYGIRDIRSTRDMREANTSAACLEFKCSGMLFDQAEVDRSIISVLPQANCRMTKTNSLLQEYLIKHPPVAPNNDTHGFSMLAPVDPLGHNYGIYTVTDQNPRVAKEIAIGRCFDGTSDGFSREMKTDSGVALTFSCPERKISRESLFQRLQNNPSQTLAQMGRSMRESDGMQAQRLPTRIVAYPSKQQGRTQNRRTTSTTRRRVSMRTQQRQ; encoded by the exons ATGTTGGAAATATATAAGGTGGCAATCCTGCTGTCTGTCCTGGCTTCAGCGGCTCTGGGCCAAG GACCTGTGAGGACCAGGAGCCAGTCGGACCGGACCAGGAGAGTCGCCCCCAACACCCTCACCGACACCCAGACAACAG ACGTGACGGAGTGGACGTCTTGGTTCAACATCGATCATCCCGGAGGGAACGGAGACTACGAGCGCCTGGAGGCCATCCGCTTCTATTACAGGGAGAGGGTCTGCGCTCGGCCCATCGCCATGGAGGCCCGCACCACCGACTGGGTGGCGCCGGCAGACACCGGGGAAGTGGTCCACTCCAGTCTGGAGAAGGGCTTCTGGTGCGTCAACAACGAGCAGCCCCGGGGCCGCGTCTGCTCCAACTACCACGTCCGCTTCCAGTGCCCCCCAG tgcaGAGCTACTGGACTAATTGGAGAGAGTGGGGTCCCTGTTCCACCGCGGTGTGTAACGACGTGGGCATCCAGGTGCGCCAGAGGAAGTGTGTGAACACGCAGCCCATGCCTCTGCTGCTGGTGCCGGCGTGCATCGGCCACCACTCGGAGAGGAGGGAGTGCTCCAACCCGCCGTGTGCCG CCAAGTGGGGCCCGTGGGGTCGGTGGGGGTCGTGTTCGGCGACCTGTGGTGGCGGTCGCAGGATTAGGAGGAGGACCTGTGCGAGGAGTTCAGGGACCGTTCAGTGCACCGGGCGGCCGGCGGAAAGACAGAAGTGTGGGAGGAGTCCGTGTCCAG CCAAATGTCAGCTGGTGTGCAGCGAGGGTCGCCCCAGCGAGGACTGCAGCCGGTGCACGTGTGACGACCACGTGCTGCGCGGCGAGGTCCTCGGCGTGACCGGCGTTCCCGTGGCAAACGCCCGGGTGGCGCTGGACAGGGAGCCCAAGGTGATCCGCGCCCTCACAGACGCCAAAGGTCAGTTCAGGATCACGGGAATCTGCTCCTTAAGCTCCACCTCGATCGCCATCAGGAAGGAGAAGTTTGCCCCCATCACCGTCTCCGCCGTCAGCAACGGCACAGGGTCGTCATGGTTACGAGCTGTCCTCAGATCAGCCG AGAAGCCGTACATCGTGAAACACCCGGAGGACAAAGTGCGTTACGAGGGAGGACGAGTGATGATGTGCTGCAAGGCAACGGGGTCACCGACACCTGACAAATACTACTG GTACCACAATGGGACTCTTCTGGACAGGAAGCTGTACAAGTACGAAGAGGACCTGGTCCTGTGGAGCCTGAAGCCGGAGCAGTCCGGGCAGTACTACTGCAAGACCAGCAGCTCCGCGGGCAGCATCAAGTCCTCTCCAGCCCTCCTCACTGTCATCG CCAAAGGAAAGCCAACGTGCAACTCCACCCCCGAGATGCACCTCATCAGACTGCCGATGGACTGCGTTCAACCCGGGACTGACTCCATGCACTACAACACCGGCCGCTGCCTTCACAACAAATGCGCCGGCTCCCTGGACTTCGATATGCGCTGCAGAGACGAAGCCGGGTTCTGCTGCGGGGTCAAAGACATGGAGAGTCGAGACATCGATTGCGGGAGCTACATCCTCCCGATCCGGGCTGTGACTCAGTGCAGCTGTCAGAAGTGTTTGCAGCCCACTGTGCTTGTTCGCGGCAGAGTGTTCACAGTTGACAATGGTGATCCTCTGCGTTTTGGGCACATCTACATCGGTAAAGAGAGGGTGGGCACCACCGGGTACCAAGGAGGCTTCACCTTGCAAATTCCACCTGATACGCAGAGATTAGTGGTCAATTTTGTTGACCCCACTGAGAAGTTTCTTGACACTCCCAAAGTGTTCATCCTCGATAAGAGAGGCGGGTCCGTCTACCACGATGTGAAGGTGATGAGAAAGAAGAAACCAATTGACATAAATGCCGCAGAAACCAACTCTATTAACCTCGGGGAAATTGATGGCGAAGACCCCATTGGTCAGTTGTTGATTCCTCCCAACTCCTTCCACAAGGACAATGGAGACATCTACAAGGGAACTGTGAAAGCCAGCGTCACATTCATTGACCCCAGAAACATCACCACGGCGGCCGCGGCACCTGGCGATCTCAACTTTGTGGACGGTGAGGGCAACATGCTCCCTTTGAGGACCTATGGCATGTTCTCTGTGGACTTCAGAGATGAGACCAACAAGGAGATACTCGGAGCTGGAACTGTTCAAGTTCTTCTCGACACGCAGCATGTCAAAATGCCGGAACACATTCCCAAAATGAAACTGTGGTCTCTGAACCCGGACACGGGGGTATGGGAAGAGGAGAGCAACTTCTCCTACACCGCGACGACTTCCGGCGGTCATGGGCGGAGCAAACGAGAGGAACGCACATTCCTCATAGGCAACATGGAGATCAGAGAGCGTAGGCTCTTTAATCTGGACGTGCCTGAAAACAGACGCTGCTACGTCAAAGTCCGTGCCTACATGAACGACAAGTTCCTATCTAGTGAACAGCTGGAGGGCGTTGTGATCAGCTTGATAAATTTAGAACCGGAACCTGGATTTTCCTCCAACCCTAGGGCATGGGGCCGCTTCGACAGCGTCATAACTGGGCCCAACGGGGCTTGTTTACCGGCTTTCTGTGATGCCCAAAGGCCCGATGCTTACACAGCTTATGTCACAGCAATAATGGGTGGGGAAGAACTGGAGGCAGCTCCCTCCGCCCCCAAGATGAATCCAAACATCATTGGTGTGTCCCAGCCATACCTGGATAAAATAAATTACCAGCGCTCAGACCACGACGATCCGGCTCTGAAGAAAACGGCCTTCAAAATGAACTTGGCGAAGCCAAATCAAAATAATTTTGATGAGTCGAATGGGCCAATATATGCGTATCAGAATGGATTAAGTTGTGAAAATGCCCCTACTGATGCGAATCATTTCAGATTCTTCAGAGTGGAAAAGGACAAGTATGAATACAATGTTGTTAGCTTCAAAGAGACCGATTTGACGACCTGGATGGGCGACTACCTCTCCTGGTGGCCCAACCCCCAAGAGTTCAGAGCATGCTTCATCAAGGTCAAGATCCATGGACAGAAGGAAGTGATGGTCAGGTCGAGGAATTTCGGGGGAACACACCGAGAAACGAAAGGTAAACTTTATGGCATAAGAGACATCCGCAGCACCCGGGACATGCGAGAAGCCAACACCTCAGCGGCCTGTTTGGAGTTCAAATGCAGCGGTATGTTGTTTGATCAAGCTGAGGTGGACCGATCTATCATCTCAGTGCTTCCACAGGCGAACTGTCGCATGACCAAAACCAACAGCCTCCTCCAGGAGTACCTCATCAAGCATCCACCGGTTGCTCCAAACAACGACACCCATGGGTTCAGCATGCTGGCCCCCGTAGATCCTTTGGGACACAACTATGGCATCTACACAGTCACAGACCAGAACCCCAGGGTGGCCAAGGAGATCGCTATTGGCCGCTGCTTTGACGGCACCTCGGATGGTTTCTCCAGGGAGATGAAGACAGACTCTGGAGTGGCGCTGACCTTCAGCTGTCCAGAGAGGAAAATTAGCAGAGAAAGCCTTTTCCAACGCCTGCAGAACAACCCGTCTCAGACTCTGGCACAGATGGGGAGGAGCATGAGGGAGTCGGACGGTATGCAGGCGCAGAGATTACCCACCCGGATAGTGGCCTATCCGTCAAAGCAGCAGGGCAGGACCCAGAATCGCAGAACCACCTCTACAACCAGAAGAAGAGTGTCCATGCGCACACAGCAGCGGCAATAG